The Triticum aestivum cultivar Chinese Spring chromosome 4B, IWGSC CS RefSeq v2.1, whole genome shotgun sequence sequence AAAGAGCGGGCAAACAAACTGCGCCGCCAGGGTCTAAAAAATTGGGATCACAAAAGACATAGCAAGGCACATCCTAGCACATGAAGCAGTATAAATGAAATAAGCAGCATAAGAAACCAAAACAAACAAATAAAGCACGCGCGCAACACCCAGTCAGGTAGCAGAATAAAATAGTAAGTAATATAgagaaacaaaaagaaagaaaacagaaaatggagGCACAGAACACAAACCTTGACAGCAAGACAGGGAACCAGCGAGCTGACAGATCGGTAAACGACAAAGCAAGTGAAGGCAACGACAACTGGACCTGCAAAACAGAAGGAAGCAGGGAACCACATGACGAATAGTGTAAAGCTATCTATCGCCAGAACTACATAAGTAAGATCATGAAACTAAAATCTGCTCTGCCATTACCTACACAGCCTTTGTATATGTTATCAGATTAACATGTATGGAGACAACAGAATATACCAGGGGATAATTAAGTAACACCAGGAAAACTATTACCAAGGTAATGGGGTTCATAACATACCTGAATGGTGCTATGGGAAAAAATCCATTGTCTACTTCTCTTGAAGCTAACATCTACCCTTTCCCAAGGAATTATATTTCGGCTTTTGAGCGTTACTTCTGAAATAGGGGACAGATTAATTAAGTTAGAAAAAATATCGTCTTAATCATCCAAGAGAAATGGAAGTATGGAACAATATTAGATATAATACAAAACACACTAAATAACAACAGAACTTTAGCTCCAATGCAAACATGAACCAGCGTAAAGACTTTGTCATTAGAAACTTGGCATCTATGGTTTCTGCTTGTTTATCAAGTCCCTGGATAATAAACAACACATCATCATGGAAAGCCTGGTACTACTATAACTCCAATTCAGTATCTTACCTTCCAATTCACTTGTAGTTTTTGCCTGATAAATCATTTCATCCAAAAAATTAACATCCTGAGCCTTTGGTTTTTCCACATATACAACATGTGGATATCTTACATCATCGACAAAATCTTCTTTCTGATGCCAGAGGATTTTGAAACATAAGAACCCTGTTACACACCAGATATGGGCTGATAATAAATAGATGATTACCTTGGGAAGCTCGTGTTGATGGCGTGTTGAAGATGTCTTCCAGCCAACAACGACTGAACTTTTACTCGAGGCCATAAAATAAAGTGCTTTAAATTCTGAATTGGTAAATAGATAGCCAATATGTTTATATTGATCTTCTAAGTACAAATATTCATGGCACAAGGATACAATCGCCACAAACATTTGAGTAAGCAACATAGCGCTTGAAAGAACGAGGAGTTGATCTGCATGTAGAAACAAAGTATAAGATGCTCTGTTTGACACTATTTGATAGTGATAATAGCTAGAATTTGAGCATGGTGGCATCATGTACTTTCATATATCACACGACTGATAACAATACCTTGAGTTAAAGCAATAATTTTTCACACATACACACTTGCATTTTCCTCTGCTCCTCTGATATCTTCTGTCATTGCACCTTGGGTCTCCATGAACCACCAACTTCTTCTATAAAAGTATTGCATAGACGTTGCCATATTAGTCGATCAGACGTGGTAAGAAATAAACAATACAATATTCTTGATACCGATTTAGCTATGCAAAGCATGACCAGAAATTGCAACGAGGTAAGTTCCTAAAGAAGATGCACATCAAAGAGATAAGAGAACTTACATGGGCATCAAAATAATATGATCTCTGTAAAAATATATGCCTGTTATCTTTAAACAGATCCTTTGAAAAATCTATTCATTAGAACACAGCAGGATCCTATCATTGGATCATTCTATATGGTCCGGGTTTCTTTATTGGAACAAAATATACAGATTGCGCGCCTTTAGCTTGTAGTGCATATCTGTAGAAAGTTACTGTGAGTAAAAATCTCCAACAATAATTATAGAATCATGTAAACTTTTCTTTAGCTGTATGTAATCATATAACTAAAACTGTAGAACATACTGCCCTCCTCTAAGCAGCCCACCTTGAGCATTTTTACAAACAACTAATGCTTAGATCTACAACCTCAAAGGCAAAACGTGAGAGAGAGAAAatgagtgagggagagagagagagagatggttggGGGATCACATACACTCCTGCAGCTGTGAAGACACCTGAAGGACGGCGCTAGGGTCTGCCACGACCCAGACATGAAGGACGACATCGGGCCGAGCCGACTACCTGGCTGGCATCTGCTCCTCTCTGGTTGAGCCCCTCCTCCCGCGGCTTCTCGAGACAAGGTTTCTCCTCCTCACGTGGCTTCCTCGCGGCCTGAGCAGATGAGAATCTCGAGCAGCAAGGGACGGAGGATGAACTGGGGAGACAGTGGAGAAGGTTGGGGCGGAAGGAAACTGGCCACCTGCACGGACAGAGTCGGTGGATGGAGGAgccgtagcggcggcggcggcgactaacGAGGGAGGTCGGATGGAGCAGGGGCAGCGACCACGGGATCATAGGAAAGGGACCTAAAGTTTGTGGCAGCTGAGGGAGAGAGATCGAGGAGGGAGTGAGGGAGGCTTTCGACGGTAGCCCCGCAAATGGCACGACGTGCACACGGCGTGCGGGGAGAGGGCGCACTCGCACCTCGAAACGGTTTACCCAGCCAATAGGCACAGAACAAGAGCCCACCGGTCATTGACCATGCAAACTTACCACGCGGTCAAAACCAACAGCGAAAGCAGCGAGCATCTAACGGTCCAAACAAAGTTAAAGACCAGTTTGACCACGATTGAACGGCCATCGAAGGAAGCAATCGGGGGAGCCTTCTCCATACGAGTTGGCTAGCCTCGTTATTGTTTTAAATTATCCATTATGTAGGCCAGGTTTATCATTTTCCCCTGCATATAAACAGataacaagtgccctggcggtttaccccagggcgggtcatgataccccaTATAAAAAAATCACTAAGGACTAAATAGTCCATAATCAGGGCCGGTTTGTCAAAACCttatataatgaaataaatatcgtACCTATAATATTTGTTCATATTGCCGACTTACCATAAGTCGTGTGGCGAAGGCAATAGCCCATAGACAGAAGCACAACGCCCTGTTCAATATATTCATACTGCCAGCTCACAACACCGCAAGCAGCAAGGGGTGATATCCCAAAATTTGAGTAGAAAGCTCTAAGCATATGATCATTAtatcctggcgacttaaagtccaaagccaggccgggttaataacactccggataaagATATACATGAACCATAAGGCAACATGGCCGTAACTGGTTTTTCAACCATGTATTGATATGTCACAAGAGACAAAActccaaaaaatgttcaaatcaaagATAAAttagaaaacaaggctttcataggccgccaagcctaaaactcaagtgctttcatgggccgcacagccgctgagttaaaccttcattcaaACCTTGTAAGCCGGACATCAGAtgaccaatcgccgttttaacattgacaagttcagggtctttataagattaactgtcaagagtacggcgagtcattccaggattacctgggtggagtggcagacttacaaaggcaggataacccagatttTTTTGTGAATACACCAGGCGTCCAAGCCTAAAGGGTCATAGCTATGCTTAATGAGCCCCCAAGTATGTTTTAATcatggcgtataagccggatcaagagggtagtcatggCTATGCTcaatgaacaggaagcccccaagtgatcctATGGAGTGACAATACTCATATTTTCAGAAATGAAacaacagaggccctgaattattagGGATGGCAACTTTATTATATtcatgataatatatacattgacaaagtatgtacatcacaagagccggtggctcaggtgtaataaggccgaagatgagcaatattccatggccggcgggtctcctccttcgacgtgcgtgagtccttgtggtctcgaacatcgataaggtagcaTGACTCGttattcagattcttgctgaccacaaagggcccttcccaaggtggggatagcttgtgcatgtcagtttgatcctggatgagccggagcaccaaatcgctttcttgaaaggtcctgattttaacccggcggctgtgataacggcgcaaatcttgctggtaaatcgccgaacgagccgccgcaaggtcacgctcctcatctaacaggtcaatagcatcctgacatgctttctcattgtcagcttcaacgtaagccgccacgcgaggcaaATCTTGATGTATGTCACCGGGGAGAACCGCCTTAGCTTTGTGAACCATAAAGAAAGgaatgtaacccgtagatctgttgggggtggtattgatactccgaAGCACCGAGggaaactcttccacccaacaacccggtgttctctgcaacggaaccataagccagggcttgatacctctcaagatttcttgatttgctcgttcaacttggacattagactaggggtgagccactgatgacacatcaagccggatatgctcttgttgacagaattctttcattgATGCCTTAGAtaaattagtaccattatcagtgatgatactatgaggatacccaaaataaaagaccactattttgatgaattgaaccgctgtggctgcatcacatttgctgaccggctcagcctcaacctactttgtaaacttgtcaaccgccaccaagaggtgggtctttttatccttggaccttttaaaaggcctaACCATTTCCATCCCCCAGAATGCAAACggacaagtaattggaatcatcctcaattcttgagccagcacatgagctcgtcttgagaatttctaacaaccatcacatttactgactagatcttctgcatcagcatgagccgtcagccaataaaacccatgacgaaaagctttagcaacgggagacttagagccggcatgatgaccgcaatctccttcatgaatctcccttaaaatttcacggccctcctcaggagaaacgcatcgttgaaacacccctgtaacactgcatctgtgaagctcaccattgacaatagtcattgacttagacctccgggttatctgcctggccaaagtttcatcctcaggtaactcgccccgggtcatttAAGCCAAATACGGAACAGTCCAATCAGCGaaaacatgaagagccgccaccaattgtgcctccgggtcaggaactgccaagtcctcctccgtaggcaatttcaccgatgggttatgcaaaatatcaaggaaaaAATTAGGGGGgccggcttatgctgagaccccAGATGGCTTAACACATCAGCTACTTCATTTTTCCttcgatcaacatgctccacttgatatcctttgaagtgaccagcaatagtaTCCACCGCTcgacgataagccaccatgagtgaaTCCTTTGAATCCCAGGTccctgacacttgctgagccaccaaatctgagtcaccaaaacatctTACCTGGCTTAGATtaatctctttagccatccgaagaccatggagtaaggcttcatattcagctgcattgttaatacaagggaacatcaaccttaaaacataacaaaatttatcacctcatggggaagtcaatataactccagcccccgatccttccaactgcctggatccatcaaaatgaatagtccaatatgtatgatCCGGCTTATCCTCGGGCATCTGTAAgtatgtccaatcattgatgaagtccacaagtgcttgagattttatagccgtccgaggcacatactttaaaccatggggtccaaagctcaatagcccacttagctatCCGATCTgcggcttctctattttgaatgatatcccccaaaggagcagagctaaccacagtgatggtatgaccaaggaaatattgttTCAATTTGTGACTAGCCATGAACAAGCCATAAACCAGCTTCTACCAGTGTgggtacctcactgacataataaaccggcctttgaaccagaTACTCCTTGCCTGGCTCCTTCCTTTCAACCACAACTGCTACACTGACAACCATGCTgtttgcagccacatataacagcaatgtcTCCTTCTCAATGGGGGTTGCGAGAACCTGCGGCTCGGCCAGTTGCTTCTTAAgtgcctcaaacgcctcattagcagcatcgctccagacaaagttatctatctttttcatcatctgatacagagggatggccttctctcccaggagacttataaaccgactcaaagccgcgatacgacccgccaaatgttgtacgtcattgatacacgccggtttagccaagaggtgatagccttgatcttctccgggttagcttcaatgcctctcttaGATACCaaaaaacccaataacttgcctgctggtacaccaaagacacacttggcgggttaagcatcatcttgtagacccggagattgtcaaaggtttctttcaGATCCTCAATCAACGaatccttcttcctggatttcacaacaatatcatccacataagcatgaacattgtgcccaatctggccatgaaggcaattctgaacacattattggtaagtcgcctaggcactcttgatcccaaaaggcatagatacatagcagaaggctccaaagggagtgatgaaggctatcTTTTcccggtccttaactgccattttgatctgatgataactagagtaagcatccaaaaaactcaagtgctcacaacccgccgtagcatcaataatctgatcaatataaGGGAGAgtaaaaggatcagctggacatgccttgttaaggtctgtataatccacacacatacaccaagtgccatttttcttaagtacgagcatcgggttagccaaccatttaggatgaaaaacttcgatgatgaaccctgccgccaagagccgggccacctcttcactgGTTGCCTTGTGCCTTTCCttattgaaccggcgaagaaactgtttgaccggtgtAAAAttgggatccacattaagagtgtgctcagcgaattccctcggtacacctggcatatcagaaggcttccatgcaaagatgtcctggttctcacggatgaactcgatgagcgtgctttcctattttggatccatattagcactaatgctgaactgctttgaagaatcgctaggaacaaaatcaaccatcttagtatcatctgccgacttaaacttcattaagGGCTCATTCTATgtcgttggcttcttcaaaggtgtcatatccatcgggtcaacattgtctttataaaactttaattcCTCAGTGGCAgaagccgactcagcataagcaacATCACCCTCTTCACAGTCTAGAGCGATTCTTCTATtgccatgcaccgtgatggtgcccttgtgacccggcattttaagctgcaaataaacataacacgaccgTGCCATAAAGTTGGCGTAAGCCGGGCGCCCAAACAAAGCATGGTATGGGCTCTTAATTTTCACCagctcaaaggttaacttctcagctctggaatcattgccatctccaaaggccacttccagtgtTATACTACCCACAGGATAcactgacttaccaggcaccaccccatgaaagatAGTAGAAGACGGCCTAAGATCCTTGTCAGTCAAATCATACGACAAAaggtctcatagtaaaggatattggtACTGCTGCCTCCATTCATGAGCACCTTTGTGAGTTTATATCCTCCTACCTGTGGAGCAACCACCAATGCGAGATGGCCCGGATTGTtgacccggggcgggtgatcttctcagctccatacaataggctgctcagaccaccttaaGTATCGAGGCAccaccggttcaacagaattcaccgccctCTTATGGATTTTCTAATCTTGCTTGCACATACtggtggtgaatacatgatactatccaccattcagctgcttcggattactctgataaccagactgttgctgctgGTTTCCTTGGCCAGAATGCTGATTAAAACCACGTTGATTG is a genomic window containing:
- the LOC123091691 gene encoding uncharacterized protein isoform X3, whose translation is MLLTQMFVAIVSLCHEYLYLEDQYKHIGYLFTNSEFKALYFMASSKSSVVVGWKTSSTRHQHELPKKEDFVDDVRYPHVVYVEKPKAQDVNFLDEMIYQAKTTSELEEVTLKSRNIIPWERVDVSFKRSRQWIFSHSTIQVQLSLPSLALSFTDLSARWFPVLLSRMCLAMSFVIPIF
- the LOC123091691 gene encoding uncharacterized protein isoform X5, which codes for MLLTQMFVAIVSLCHEYLYLEDQYKHIGYLFTNSEFKALYFMASSKSSVVVGWKTSSTRHQHELPKKEDFVDDVRYPHVVYVEKPKAQDVNFLDEMIYQAKTTSELEEVTLKSRNIIPWERVDVSFKRSRQWIFSHSTIQVQLSLPSLALSFTDLSARWFPVLLSR
- the LOC123091691 gene encoding uncharacterized protein isoform X1, giving the protein MLLTQMFVAIVSLCHEYLYLEDQYKHIGYLFTNSEFKALYFMASSKSSVVVGWKTSSTRHQHELPKKEDFVDDVRYPHVVYVEKPKAQDVNFLDEMIYQAKTTSELEEVTLKSRNIIPWERVDVSFKRSRQWIFSHSTIQVQLSLPSLALSFTDLSARWFPVLLSSVSLPPDRMFFWATGSTGALSAYEQAALQAIKFLQLRSRRERAIAEERGYEGGRRSGIANRFAAEWER
- the LOC123091691 gene encoding uncharacterized protein isoform X4, whose amino-acid sequence is MLLTQMFVAIVSLCHEYLYLEDQYKHIGYLFTNSEFKALYFMASSKSSVVVGWKTSSTRHQHELPKKEDFVDDVRYPHVVYVEKPKAQDVNFLDEMIYQAKTTSELEEVTLKSRNIIPWERVDVSFKRSRQWIFSHSTIQVQLSLPSLALSFTDLSARWFPVLLSS
- the LOC123091691 gene encoding uncharacterized protein isoform X2, which encodes MLLTQMFVAIVSLCHEYLYLEDQYKHIGYLFTNSEFKALYFMASSKSSVVVGWKTSSTRHQHELPKKEDFVDDVRYPHVVYVEKPKAQDVNFLDEMIYQAKTTSELEEVTLKSRNIIPWERVDVSFKRSRQWIFSHSTIQVQLSLPSLALSFTDLSARWFPVLLSSVSLPPDRMFFWATGSTGALSAYEQAALQAIKFLQVR